The Chiloscyllium plagiosum isolate BGI_BamShark_2017 chromosome 43, ASM401019v2, whole genome shotgun sequence genome includes a window with the following:
- the LOC122543410 gene encoding beta-enolase — MSVEKIHAREILDSRGNPTVEVDLYTAKGHFRAAVPSGASTGIYEALELRDGDKSRYLGKGVLKAVENINKHIGPVLIEKKVNVIEQEKIDELMLHLDGTDNKSKFGANAILGVSLAVCKAGAKEKGVPLYRHIADLAGNKDLVLPVPAFNVINGGSHAGNKLAMQEFMILPVGAATFKEAMRIGAEVYHNLKNVIKAKYGKDATNVGDEGGFAPNILENNEALELLKTAIEKAGYTDKIIIGMDVAASEFCRKGQYDLDFKSPDDPSRYISGEKLGDLYKSFINNYPVMSIEDPFDQDDWENWSKFTSSVSIQIVGDDLTVTNPKRIQTAVDKKACNCLLLKVNQIGTVSESIKACKLAQTNGWGVMVSHRSGETEDPFIADLVVGLCTGQIKTGAPCRSERLAKYNQLMRIEEELGEKAKFAGRNFRKPL, encoded by the exons ATGTCAGTTGAGAAGATCCATGCCCGGGAAATCCTGGATTCCAGAGGGAATCCCACTGTTGAAGTGGACCTCTACACGGCCAAAG GCCATTTCCGAGCAGCCGTACCGAGTGGGGCTTCCACAGGGATTTACGAAGCTCTGGAACTTCGTGATGGAGACAAGTCCAGGTACCTGGGCAAAG GAGTACTGAAGGCTGTTGAgaacatcaataaacacattggccCAGTGTTGATTGAGAAG AAAGTAAATGTAATTGAACAGGAAAAGATCGACGAGCTGATGTTGCACCTGGATGGAACTGATAATAAAT ctaaGTTTGGAGCCAATGCCATCCTGGGTGTCTCCCTGGCAGTTTGCAAAGCTGGTGCGAAGGAGAAGGGGGTGCCACTGTATCGCCATATTGCTGACCTTGCTGGCAATAAGGATCTTGTCCTCCCAGTCCCG GCCTTCAATGTGATCAATGGGGGTTCCCATGCTGGGAACAAGCTAGCCATGCAGGAGTTTATGATTCTGCCCGTTGgtgctgccaccttcaaggaAGCAATGCGGATTGGTGCAGAGGTCTACCACAACCTGAAGAACGTCATCAAGGCCAAGTATGGGAAAGATGCCACCAATGTGGGTGATGAGGGAGGATTTGCCCCCAACATCCTGGAGAACAATGAAG CTCTGGAGTTGCTGAAGACTGCAATTGAGAAGGCCGGTTATACCGACAAGATTATCATTGGAATGGATGTGGCAGCCTCTGAGTTCTGCCGCAAAGGACAATATGACCTGGATTTCAAGTCTCCCGACGATCCTAGCCGCTACATCTCTGGGGAGAAGCTGGGTGACCTGTATAAATCCTTCATCAATAACTACCCTG tTATGTCCATTGAAGATCCCTTTGACCAGGATGACTGGGAAAACTGGTCCAAGTTCACCTCCAGTGTGTCCATTCAGATTGTGGGAGATGACCTGACTGTCACAAACCCCAAACGCATCCAGACAGCAGTGGATAAGAAAGCCTGCAACTGTCTCTTGCTGAAGGTCAACCAGATTGGAACGGTCTCTGAGTCCATCAAAGC CTGTAAACTGGCTCAGACTAATGGCTGGGGAGTGATGGTGAGTCACCGCTCTGGGGAGACAGAGGATCCTTTCATTGCTGACCTGGTTGTAGGTCTCTGCACTGGCCAG aTTAAGACTGGGGCTCCATGTCGCTCTGAACGTCTAGCCAAGTACAACCAGCTGATGAG GATTGAGGAAGAGCTGGGAGAGAAAGCCAAGTTTGCTGGCCGCAACTTCCGGAAACCACTGTGA